The sequence below is a genomic window from Stigmatella aurantiaca.
GAGACCCCGGCCCTGTTCTCCCGGGCCGAGGCGGAGGGCATCACGGTGGTGGGCATTCCCTGAGGGGTGTTCGCCAGCGGGCGGAAGGGGGCCCTCGCAGGGCCCATGGGCTGAATCCGCGCGCCGTCCTACCGTTCTGTTCCGGGAATTTCCTCTTCGGGAGCCTTTGTTGCCAGCCACCGGCATGCTGGGGTCGCCTCTCTCCATGACTGTTCGTCTCCTCATGCTCTGTCTGGGGCTGGCCTCGCTGCCTGCGTCCGCGGGAGAGGCCATCCAAGTTTCCCTCGAGGGCCGGGCGCTGCTGGGGCAGGGCACCCCCGCGCTGAAGGTCCACATCCTGGAGCCCATCGCCGGGTTCGACGTGAACCTGAAGCGCTCCGATGGCAAGACGGTGTCGGTGTCCGGCGGCGGCAAGCCCGGTACGGTCCGCGCCGTGCCCCTGGAGCAGCCCGAGGGCCGGTTTCACTATGAGGGCACGCTGACGCTGCGCTTCGCGGACGGCTCCGAGCCCGGGACGATGCCGCTGTCGTTCGACGCGGAGCTGTTGGGGCCGCCGAAGCTGAGCGTGTCGAAGGAGGACCTGGACCTGACCGCGCGCCAGCTGCGCTTCACGCTGTCCCGGCCCGCGGGCCGCGCCAAGCTGACGGTGCTGATGGACTCCGGGAAGAAGGCGTTCGACGGCGAGGTGCCCTTCCAGGGCGAGGCGGCGGGGACGCCGCTGACCGTCACCTGGCCCCCGGCGGAAGGCCGGGTGCTGCGCATCTCGCTCCAGGCGTATGACACCTCGGACTTCTTCGCGAGCGTGGACCTCTTCCCCTGGCAGGTGGACATTCCGCACGAGGAGGTGAACTTCGCCTCGGGCAGCGCGGAGATCGCCGCGGGGGAGCGGGGCAAGCTGGACCAGAGCCACGCCCGGATCGCCGAGGCCGTGTCCCGCTATGGGCGCTTCGCCTCGCTGCGCCTGTATGTGCTGGGGCACACCGACACGGTGGGGGCCACGGCGGCCAACCGCGAGCTGTCCCTGCAGCGGGCCCGGAGCATCGCCGCGTACTTCCACAAGCGCGGGCTGCGCGTGCCGCTCTTCTACGAAGGCTTTGGCGAGCAGGCCCCGGCCGTACGCACCCCCGACGAGACGGCCGAGGTGGGCAACCGCCGCGCCGAGTACATCCTCGCGGTGGACGAGCCGGTGTTGACCCAATCCCCTTTCCCGCCGCAGTGGCGGAAGCTGTGAAGTTTCCCTGGAGGAACCGACGGATGAACCGCCTTGCTCTTGCCGCCGCGCTTGGACTCACCGCCGTGGGCTGTTCGCACACCCAGACGGCCGCCCAGCACCTCAAGGCCGAAGAGGACGGCAAGTGCCTGCTGGTCCAGACGCTGCTGCGCGAGCCGGTTCCCTCCCGGTACGTCGAGGAGCTGACCGTCGAGGGGCGCGAGGCGTCCGTGCCGGTGATGGTCTTCGTGCGCAAGCCGGACGAGGGCATGCTGGAGCGCTTCTTCGCCGGAGACACCCCGGCGTGCAGCAGCCTGTCGTTCCGGGTGGTGCGGCAGTTCGCCCAGCGCGGGCTGGTGCTCTACCTGCAGGAGACGCCGGACGGCTACACGTATGACGCCCGCCGGGCGGGCCCCGAGGAGCTGTCCATGGAGGGCGCGCCCCAGGGCATCGTCCGGCGTGTCTCCTCCGGGGGCTGGGTGGCCGCGACCGACTGAGGTGCTTCAGCGCCCGAGCAGATCCTTCGCGCCATCGGCCATGAACTGCACGGCGATGGCCGCGAGGATGAGCCCCATCACGCGCTCCAGGATGGCGACGCCGGACTGCCGCAGCGCGCGCTGGACGAAGTGCGAGGCGCGCAGGATGAAGTAGCTGGCCACGAAGGTCAGCACGATGGCCGCGAGCACGGGCACGGACATGAGCAGCGTGTCCCCCTTGGCCATGAGCACCATGGCGGAGGCGATGGCGCCCGGGCCCGCGAGCAGGGGCATGGCCAGCGGCACGAG
It includes:
- a CDS encoding OmpA family protein, producing MTVRLLMLCLGLASLPASAGEAIQVSLEGRALLGQGTPALKVHILEPIAGFDVNLKRSDGKTVSVSGGGKPGTVRAVPLEQPEGRFHYEGTLTLRFADGSEPGTMPLSFDAELLGPPKLSVSKEDLDLTARQLRFTLSRPAGRAKLTVLMDSGKKAFDGEVPFQGEAAGTPLTVTWPPAEGRVLRISLQAYDTSDFFASVDLFPWQVDIPHEEVNFASGSAEIAAGERGKLDQSHARIAEAVSRYGRFASLRLYVLGHTDTVGATAANRELSLQRARSIAAYFHKRGLRVPLFYEGFGEQAPAVRTPDETAEVGNRRAEYILAVDEPVLTQSPFPPQWRKL